The stretch of DNA GCCAATATTGTCGTAGATACAGGAACCGCCAGAGATTCTCATCAGTTTGCTGTATTGATCGGCTATGGCGCAACCGCAATCCATCCTTACTTGGCTTACGAAACGATCACCGACATGGCTCGTGACGGTCAAATCAAAGGCGATATTAATGTCTTATTGCGTCAATACCGCAAAGGAATCAATAAAGGCCTCTATAAGATTATCTCCAAAATGGGTATTTCCACGATCCACAGTTATCGCGGTGCACAGCTTTTTGAGGCGGTTGGACTCGATCGAGAGGTGGTTGATCTTTGCTTTAACGGTACGGTAAGTCGTATCCAAGGTGCTGGGTTTAAGCAACTGCAGAACGACCTGCGCATGGTGCGGGATTTCGCTTGGAATCCCCAGACTGGTTTGGATCAAGGTGGCCTGCTGAAATTTATGCATGGCGGTGAATACCATGCGTACAACCCAGACGTCGTGAGAACTATGCACGCAGCGGTGGAAAGCGGCGATTATGAAATGTACCGAGAATACGCTGACACGGTTAATCTGCGTCGCCCGATGGTGCTACGTGACTTGTTGGGGCTGAAAGCTGACGTTGAGCCGGTAAATATTGATGAGGTAGAACATTGGCAAGATATTGTTTTACGTTTTGATAGCGCTGGTATGTCGCTCGGGGCTTTGTCCCCAGAAGCCCACGAGTCATTGGCCGAGGCCATGAATCAGCTTGGTGGTCGCTCCAACTCTGGTGAGGGCGGTGAAGACGCCGTTCGATATGGCACGCCGAAGATGTCCAAAATTAAGCAAGTTGCTTCAGGCCGTTTTGGCGTGACACCGCATTATTTGGTCAATGCTGAAGTGTTACAAATCAAAGTGGCACAAGGCGCAAAGCCTGGGGAAGGAGGGCAGCTACCGGGTCATAAGGTCAATGAATTGATCGCACGGTTACGCCACTCTCGCCCTGGTGTGGCGCTAATTTCACCACCGCCGCATCACGATATCTATTCGATTGAAGATCTTGCGCAACTCATTTTTGACCTTAAGCAAGTTAATCCTAGTGCGCTGGTGTCGGTTAAGTTAGTTGCCGAAGCTGGAGTTGGTACGATTGCCGCGGGCGTTGCCAAGGCGTATGCCGATTTAATTACTATTTCAGGATACGACGGCGGCACTGGTGCAAGTCCATTGACGTCAGTACGCTACGCTGGTTCGCCATGGGAACTCGGTTTAACTGAGGCTCACCAAACTCTCCGAGCGAATGATTTGCGCGATAAAGTTCGTTTGCAAACTGACGGCGGTTTGAAAACCGGCTTAGACGTGGTTAAAGCCGCAATTCTAGGTGCCGAGAGTTTTGGATTTGGCACTGGCCCTATGGTTGCCTTGGGCTGCAAGTATTTACGAATATGTCATTTGAATAATTGTGCGACGGGTATTGCTACTCAACATGGTGTGCTGCGCAAGAAACATTATGTTGGTACGGTAGAACGCGCGGTAAATTACTTTAAGTTTATTGCAATGGAAACCCGTGAATGGATGGCAGTTTTGGGCGTCACTCGCCTGACTGACTTGATTGGACGTACCGATTTACTCGTGATGCTTGAAGGTGAAACCGACAAGCAGCACCACTTAGATCTGTCGCAGTTGTTGTCAGATGGTGGAGTTGCTAAAGACAAGCCGCAGTTTTGCGTTGAACCCAAAAACACACCGTACGACAAAGGTGAGCTTGCGGAGCAAATGGTCTTAGATATGTTGCCGGCGATTCAAAATCGTACCGGTGGTGACTTTCATTACCAGGTCAAAAACATCCATCGTTCTATTGGCGCGCGCCTGTCTGGTGAAATTGCAAAGGCACACGGTCATGATGGTTTAGCCGACGCGCCAGTTACTTTGCATTTAAAAGGCACAGCTGGTCAAAGTTTCGGAGTTTGGAATGCCAAGGGTTTAAATATTAACCTGGAGGGCGATGCTAATGATTATGTTGCTAAGGGTATGTCCGGCGGAGTGATTGCAATCTACCCAAGCGATGACGTGAGCTTTGTTCCAAGCCAGTCGACAATTATGGGTAACACCTGTTTGTATGGTGCGACCGGTGGTGAATTATTCGCAGCGGGTAAAGCTGGCGAGCGATTTGCGGTGCGCAATTCCGGAGCGTTTGCGGTTGTTGAAGGTCTCGGCGATCACGGTTGTGAGTATATGACCGGCGGTGCCGTATGTGTGCTCGGTGAAACCGGCGTAAACTTTGGTGCCGGCATGACCGGTGGTGTGGCTTTCGTTCTGGACGAAGATCGATCATTTATCGATCGCTACAATCATGAGCTGATCGACACATATCGATTGATGCCGGAAGCGATGGAGTCCTACGCCTTGTATTTGCAAAGCATGATCGAGCGACACCTAGCTGTGACCGGTAGCGCACGAGCCCGCGAAGTGCTGGAGAATTTCACCGACTATCTACCAAAGTTTTGGATGATTAAACCCAAAGCCAGCGATCTCGAAACATTAATAGATTCGCTATCAGCCGCGGCTTGAGGACGATTTAGTATGAGTAATGACTTTCAATTTTTAGACGTGCCAAGGCAGGATCCAGATAAGGTGCCTGCCAGAGAGCGTAGTAAGCAGTTCGCTGAAATTTATGGTGAATACGAAGTTGAGCAGGCGGCATCTCAAGCTGAACGGTGCTTAGGTTGTGGTAATCCATATTGTGAATGGAAGTGCCCCGTGCATAATTACATTCCAAATTGGTTGAAGCTGGTGGCTGAAGGCAATTTGTTTGAGGCGGCTGAATTGTCGCATCAGACCAATTCTTTACCCGAGGTGTGTGGTCGAATTTGTCCGCAGGATCGCTTGTGTGAAGGTGCTTGTACGCTGAATGATGGATTTGGCGCTGTGACGATTGGGTCGGTGGAAAAATACATCACCGACGAAGCACTCAAGCAAGGTTGGCGACCGGATATGTCATCAGTCGTCTGGACCGACAAAAAGGTAGCAATTGTTGGTGCTGGGCCAGCTGGTTTAGGCTGCGCGGATATTCTCGTTCGCAATGGTGTTAAGCCAGTTGTGTTCGACAAGTATCCTGAGATAGGCGGTTTATTAACCTTCGGTATTCCACCATTCAAACTTGAGAAAGAGGTAGTTAAAACTCGGCGCGGTCTGCTCGAAGAGATGGGGGTTGAGTTCGTGCTCGACACTGAGATCGGCAAAGACATAGCGTTCCAGACATTGCTCGACGAGTATGATGCCGTATTCTTGGGAATGGGAACTTACACTTACATGAAAGGCGGTTTTGCTGGTGAAGAGCTGAGCGGCGTGCATGAAGCGTTGCCATTTTTAGTATCGAATATCAACCGATTGATGGGGTTTGAGAAAGAAGCGTTGGACTTTGTTGATATGCAAGACAAGCGCGTAGTTGTGCTTGGTGGTGGTGATACCGCGATGGATTGTGTTCGCACTTCGATCCGGCAAGGCGCCGACAGCGTGTTTTGTGCGTATCGACGCGACGAAGCAAATATGCCGGGCTCCATGCGCGAAGTCACTAATGCCAAAGAAGAAGGTGTGGAGTTTTTGTGGAACCGACAACCAATTGAAATCGTTGGTCAAGATGGACAAGTAACCGGGGTTCGTTTGGCGACGACTCGTTTAGGTGAGCCCGATGAGCGGGGGCGCCAGCGGCCTGAGATAGTGCCTGGTTCAGAGGAGGTGATTGACGCTGATAGCGTAATTATCGCGTTTGGTTTTCGCCCAAGCCCAGCAAGTTGGTTTAGTGAGTTTGGCATTGAAATCAATGATTGGGGCGGTGTTAAGGCATCAACTGATTTAGCCACACAGTTCCAAACCACCAACCCCAAAGTTTTTGCTGGTGGTGATATGGTGCGTGGTTCAGATTTAGTGGTCACGGCTGTGTTCGAAGGTCGCGAGGCAGCACAAGGAATTTTGAATTATCTAAATCAGCACTAGAGCTTTTACTGTGACACAGTTAAAGGCCGCTGACATCAGCGGCCTTTTGTTTGGTCAAATCGTTATACTGCTGCCCCAAAACACACTGAGTACGGGTATAATCGGCGCCCATGAATACGATGAAAAATGATTTATACCTACGAGCTCTACGCGGTGAACGCGTCGAGCGTACTCCAATTTGGGTAATGCGTCAGGCTGGACGATATTTACCTGAGTACCGCGCAACCCGTGCGCAGGCTGGCGACTTTCTAACTCTTTGCAAAACTCCCGAGTTGGCTTGTGAAGTTACCATGCAGCCGATCGATCGGTTTGGCTTGGATGCGGCTATCCTATTTTCAGATATTTTAACTATCCCCGATGCGATGGGCCTCGGTTTAGTATTGGAAGAAGGTGTCGGCCCGGTGTTTGAAAAACCACTGCGTAGCCAAGCTGACATTGATCGTCTTACCAAGACTGATGCTGAGCAGGACTTAGGCTATGTAATGGATGCGGTTCGTGTGATCCGAAAAGAACTCGATGGTCGCGTACCGTTAATCGGCTTTACTGGTAGTCCATGGACTCTCGCTAGTTATATGGTCGAAGGTCAAGGCAGTAAGGAGTTTCGTCGCATCAAGGGGTTAATGTTTGAATCACCAGCCGCGGCGCATCAGTTGTTGCAAGTGGTGACGGACTCGGTAATTGACTACCTCAAAGCCCAAGTAGCAGCCGGTGCTCAATCATTAATGGTATTTGATACGTGGGGCGGTATGTTATCGACATCAAATTACCAGCAGTTTTCTTTGGCGTATATGGATCAAATCGTTAAAGCCTTGAAGGCGGATCCGGCAACCGCTGACACGCCAGTTGTGCTGTTTACTAAGGGCGGTGGGGCTTGGCTTGAAATGATGGCAGACACGGGTTGTGATGGTCTAGGACTGGATTGGACTGTCGACATGGCCGACGCTAAAGCCCGAGTCGGTGATCGCGTGGTGTTGCAAGGTAATATGGACCCGGTAGTTATGAATACGGGTTCTGAGCAAGTTACTGACCATGCGATGCAGGTGTTGCAGGCGTATGGGAATCATGCTGAAACGGATCGAGGTCATATTTTTAATCTTGGGCACGGTATTCAACCGCACGCAAAGCCAGACAATATGCGAGCCTTAGTCGAAACGGTTCAGCATAAGAGTGCGGCGTTCCATCAGGGATGATTAACTTCGGTCGCATCGAGCAAGATATCTTTATTGGTAGCGCTCCACAAAGCAATATCGACGTGGGGCGGCTCAAAGCTATGAAAATAACGGCGGTGCTGTCGCTCCAAAGCGATCAGGACTTAAAGGATTATAAAATCGCTTGGAGTAAGCTTGAGAGCGAGTATCGGGCTAACGCGATTTCAGTTCATCGTTTTCCGATTATGGATTTCGACGAAACTGATTTGGGCAATAAATTGGTCGACCCCGTTACTCAGCTGCACCGTCTGTTATCGATTGGTCATCGTGTTTATGTGCACTGTAATGCTGGAATATGTCGCGCACCGGCTACCGTATTAGGCTACCTTTGTCATTACCGTGGCCTAACTATCGATCAAGGGCTTGAGTATATTCGGCGTAATCGGCCTCAGGCGAATCCTTATGTCCGCGCCGTGACGAAAGGTTTAGTCACTTTGGAGAATACCGCTAAACGTTGATCTATTCAGCATCGCTGAGCAAAGAATTCTCGTTTAGAAACTCGATTACGATATCTCGCACCAGCGGTTGTGTGATGGCGGTTGGATGCAGGCCATCTTCTTGGATATAGCCTGGTTTAAGAAAAAACTCTTCCCGATAAAAGTCGATAAACGGCAAGTTATATTGTTCAGCGAGATCGACGTAGGTTTTGCGAAACTGGTCGATGTATCTAGGGCCATAAGACGCAGGCAGAGAGATTCCGACTAATGCGACCTTGGCACCAGAATCTTGACCGAGTTTTATCATGTTCTCTAAATTCTGTTTCATGCTGTCAATCGGTAAGCCACGTAAGCCGTCGTTCGCGCCCAGTTCTAGGATAAGTACATCAGGTTTAAATTCGGCCAAAGTTAGCGGGAGTCGAGCTAACCCCGCAGCGGAAGTGTCGCCAGAAATAGAGGCGTTGATAACGGTATGGTTTGGCGCTAAGCTTTCAGCTAGGAGTGTTGCCCAGCCTTGTTCTAAGTCCATTCCGAATGCAGCGCTTAAGCTATCGCCATAAATTACCACACGTTTGGCAGCGGCGGCCTTGCCACTAACATTGGTGCTTAGCAGTAAAATGCTGAATAAGATGGTGAGTGTGAACTTGATTTTCGAACGATTCGTTATCATATGACTATTATTGACTGTATGCGATACGTCGCGTGATTTTACATTGGGCATTGTGGGTATTAGATCATTTAATCACGCGCTTGCCGAAAAATCCGACTCACTTTTCACGAGCGAACTACTTTTAACCAAAATGTGCTCAAGCAAATCGACGTAACTAGCGTGCGTTGGCGGGCGGCAGCGCGGCTAGGAATCTATTAATTTATGAACGATATCATTTTACGTGCACAGAACGTGTCGAAGCGTGTGGCCACCGCTGATCACGAGTTGACTATTCTCGACGATGTGTCACTGTCTATTCCCGCCGGTCAGAGTGTCGCTATTATTGGCCCGTCAGGGGCGGGCAAGTCAACTTTGCTGGGTCTGTTGGCTGGATTGGATTCGCCGTCTGCTGGATCCATATGGTTGGCGCAGCACGAAATCACGGCGATGGACGAGGAAGGGCGCGCGCGAGTACGCGCTGAGCTTGTTGGTTTCGTGTTTCAAACCTTCCAGTTGTTAGGCAGTTTAACCGCGTTGGAAAACGTCTCATTGCCGATGGAGTTGTCTGGGACACCTGACGCGCGATCTCGCGCTATAAGCTATCTGGAGAAAGTTGGCCTCGCAGCTAGAGTCGGACACTACCCCAAGCAGCTCTCGGGTGGCGAGCAACAGCGAGTAGCCTTAGCCCGGGCATTTGCTTGCCAACCTAAAATACTATTTGCTGATGAACCCACTGGTAATCTAGATCAAGCGACTGGGCTAAAAATTAGTGATCTATTATTCGAACTCAATCAGCAAAGTGATACTACCTTAGTGCTGGTAACGCACGAGCAGCGACTTGCCGAGCGCTGCCAATCAATTATCACCATCGACGATGGTAAAGTGGTGTCGCAATCATGAACTGGGTTGACTTAAGGCTGTTGTGGCGGGACTGGCGAGGTGGTCAGTTAAATTTAGTGGTGTCTGCTTTAGTATTGGCGGTCACGGTGGTTACCGCTGTCAGTCTATTTGCGGATCGTGTTGAGCGAGGTCTTAACCAGCAAATAAGTAGTTTTTTAGCCGCCGACTTAGCGTTGTCTGGAGGCATCGAAATTGCGCCGGAGTATCGTGATAAAGCGCAAGAGTTAGGTTTGGTCTGGGCTGATACAGCACAGTTTCGATCGATGGTTTTTGCCGGTGATTCGAACCACCTAGCTTCAGTAAAAGCCGTCAGTAGTACCTACCCTTTACGTGGCGTGCTGGAGTTAAGTGACAATGCGGCAGCCAACAATGTCGTGAGCTTGGCGTATGGGCCCAGTTCTGGCGAAGCATGGGTTGAAGCACGTTTGCTGAATTTGCTAGGCATTGGAATTGGCGATGAGATTGAAGTTGGTTATGCGACGCTAAAAGTGTCGCAATTGATTGTAAATGAACCTGATCGTGGGACGGGTTTTTCGGGTGCTGGCGCGCGAGTCATGATGAGTTTGGATGACTTGCCAAGCTCTCAATTAGTTCGTCCTGGCAGTCGCATCAATTACAAATTTCTGTTGGCTGGAAGCGAAACCTCAATCGCGGGCTATCAGACCTGGTTTGAGACGCTTAAAGATAATGTTAAGACCGATGAGTCGGTACCGCATTATCGTTTGTCGACGCCTGAAAATGCAGAAGAGCAACTATCCGATGCGTTGCAGCGTGGTCGAGCGTTTCTGCTGCTGAGCGGCACTATTGGTGTGCTGTTGGCAGGCTTAGCAATGGCGCTCGCCAGTCAACGCTATGCCAGTCGCCTTACGGATCAAGTGGCTTTGATGAAAGCGTGGGGGCAATCTACCGCATCAATTCGACGCAGTCAGTTTTTTCGATTATTTATCATTGCTGCTGTTTCAACACTGCTCGGAATCGCGTTTGGTTGGCTAGCGCATTACTTGCTATTAGAAGTGGCTCGCGGATTTCTTGATGTGGTGTTACCAATGCCAGGATGGCGTCCATGGGTCGTGGCGTTTTTTACCGGTTTTATCTGTGTTCTAGGGTTCGCTTTGCCGGCATTGTGGCATTTGCCGAAAATTGAGCCGTTACGAGTATTGCGAAGAGATTTGCCGGATTCTTTGATGGGTCAAGGGAAGCGTTTGATCATTGGTGTGACGGCGTTGTTGCTGCTGACTTATTGGTATAGCAGTAACCTAATTATCTCGTTGATGTTTTTAGGTGCCCTTTTTGGTCTATTTGGAGTGTGCGCATTGATCGCGCTTCAGTTGTTACGCTTGGTCAAGGGCTTCGGTAGTTGGCAAGGCAGCTATGTACGACTAGGCCTAGCCAATTTATGGCGCCGTCGAGCACAAACCTTGGTGCAGTTAGTGGGCTTCTCAACTACGTTGATGCTGCTATTGGTGGTGACGGGAATGCGTACCAATCTTATAGCTGAGTGGGAAGCGCAGTTACCAGCAGATACACCGAGCCATTTCTTGTTTAATGTTTCGACTGACGAAGTAGCCCCGGTTAAGGAATTGTTGGCGAACTCAAACGTTACCACTACGACGTGGTACCCCATGGTCCGTGGACGCTTGGTCACGATTAATGGCGAACCGATTTCACGCGAAAGAATGGCTCGATCTGACGGGCTCAGCCGTGAAGTAAACTTTACTCAAGCAACGGAGCTTCCAGCTGGCAATGACATCGTGGCAGGTCAATGGTGGTCGTCTAATTCTGAAATCTCGACCGCACCAGTGGCCGAATTTTCTATTGAGCAAGAGGTCGCATCCGAAATCGGTGTGGGAATCGGTGACGAGATTGAATTCAGCGTCGGCGGACTACGATTTTCCGCTAAGTTAACCAGCATTCGTAGTGTTGATTGGCAAAGTATGAACCCAAATTTTTATGTAGTATTTCATCCCGGTATGTTGGACAAATACGCGCCTAATTGGGTTACTGCTGTTCGTGGTGGTGATTTAACTACCGCTAACCGCGGCGCGGTTAGTCAGCAGGCCCCTTTTGTTAGCGAAATGGTTAAGCAATTTCCAACCACCGTAGTGTTGGAGTTACGTGATGTTATTCAACGAATTCGTGACGTGATCGATCGTGTAACGCAAGGTCTTGAGTTGATTCTATTATTAGTACTAGCGTGTGGAGCCTTAGTATTATTTGCCGCGATCGGCGTATCTTACGATGAGCGTCTTCGTGAGAAT from Arenicella xantha encodes:
- a CDS encoding glutamate synthase subunit beta, translated to MSNDFQFLDVPRQDPDKVPARERSKQFAEIYGEYEVEQAASQAERCLGCGNPYCEWKCPVHNYIPNWLKLVAEGNLFEAAELSHQTNSLPEVCGRICPQDRLCEGACTLNDGFGAVTIGSVEKYITDEALKQGWRPDMSSVVWTDKKVAIVGAGPAGLGCADILVRNGVKPVVFDKYPEIGGLLTFGIPPFKLEKEVVKTRRGLLEEMGVEFVLDTEIGKDIAFQTLLDEYDAVFLGMGTYTYMKGGFAGEELSGVHEALPFLVSNINRLMGFEKEALDFVDMQDKRVVVLGGGDTAMDCVRTSIRQGADSVFCAYRRDEANMPGSMREVTNAKEEGVEFLWNRQPIEIVGQDGQVTGVRLATTRLGEPDERGRQRPEIVPGSEEVIDADSVIIAFGFRPSPASWFSEFGIEINDWGGVKASTDLATQFQTTNPKVFAGGDMVRGSDLVVTAVFEGREAAQGILNYLNQH
- a CDS encoding ABC transporter ATP-binding protein, which translates into the protein MNDIILRAQNVSKRVATADHELTILDDVSLSIPAGQSVAIIGPSGAGKSTLLGLLAGLDSPSAGSIWLAQHEITAMDEEGRARVRAELVGFVFQTFQLLGSLTALENVSLPMELSGTPDARSRAISYLEKVGLAARVGHYPKQLSGGEQQRVALARAFACQPKILFADEPTGNLDQATGLKISDLLFELNQQSDTTLVLVTHEQRLAERCQSIITIDDGKVVSQS
- the hemE gene encoding uroporphyrinogen decarboxylase; this translates as MNTMKNDLYLRALRGERVERTPIWVMRQAGRYLPEYRATRAQAGDFLTLCKTPELACEVTMQPIDRFGLDAAILFSDILTIPDAMGLGLVLEEGVGPVFEKPLRSQADIDRLTKTDAEQDLGYVMDAVRVIRKELDGRVPLIGFTGSPWTLASYMVEGQGSKEFRRIKGLMFESPAAAHQLLQVVTDSVIDYLKAQVAAGAQSLMVFDTWGGMLSTSNYQQFSLAYMDQIVKALKADPATADTPVVLFTKGGGAWLEMMADTGCDGLGLDWTVDMADAKARVGDRVVLQGNMDPVVMNTGSEQVTDHAMQVLQAYGNHAETDRGHIFNLGHGIQPHAKPDNMRALVETVQHKSAAFHQG
- a CDS encoding dual specificity protein phosphatase family protein codes for the protein MINFGRIEQDIFIGSAPQSNIDVGRLKAMKITAVLSLQSDQDLKDYKIAWSKLESEYRANAISVHRFPIMDFDETDLGNKLVDPVTQLHRLLSIGHRVYVHCNAGICRAPATVLGYLCHYRGLTIDQGLEYIRRNRPQANPYVRAVTKGLVTLENTAKR
- the gltB gene encoding glutamate synthase large subunit yields the protein MYHSAGGLYRPEFERDNCGFGLIAQMDGEPSHWLISTAISALARLTHRGAVAADGKSGDGCGILMSMPKSFMRRVASEQGYQLSELFATGLIFLNRDPARRAESKRCLTSELEAQGLAVAGWREIPLDDSALGEQALASVPVIEQVFVTCPDGMHENDFERKIFLARRLTEKALQDSDDEFYIPSLSCKVLLYKGLVLPELLPVFYQDLQAEDMASSLCLFHQRFSTNTLPQWRLAQPFRYLAHNGEINTIRGNRNWAIARGAKLSSPLFPNLHEAAPFVNTTGSDSMSLDNMLEVLLAGGMDVFKATQTLVPPAWQNAEHIDPDLKAFYRFQAIHAEPWDGPAGIVLTDGRYASCALDRNGLRPARYVITKDRIITLASEVGVYDYEPSDVVEKGRLKPGQMMAVDTHTGKVITPADVHDRIKNEHPYKQWLTNSVVRLKSGLTEEESTISLNAASLKIYQKLYQVSNEERTDVIRVLAESAQEATGSMGDDTPMAVLSLRNRLLSDYFRQQFAQVTNPPIDPLREQIVMSLETYFGSESSLFAPHAGMAKAIVVDSPVLSTSKYQRLLANDDADFADYRIDITYDVDQDLKQRVIEICDEAEQAIRDKARIIVLSDREVSKQRVPVPALLATGAVHHRLTQTGLRCDANIVVDTGTARDSHQFAVLIGYGATAIHPYLAYETITDMARDGQIKGDINVLLRQYRKGINKGLYKIISKMGISTIHSYRGAQLFEAVGLDREVVDLCFNGTVSRIQGAGFKQLQNDLRMVRDFAWNPQTGLDQGGLLKFMHGGEYHAYNPDVVRTMHAAVESGDYEMYREYADTVNLRRPMVLRDLLGLKADVEPVNIDEVEHWQDIVLRFDSAGMSLGALSPEAHESLAEAMNQLGGRSNSGEGGEDAVRYGTPKMSKIKQVASGRFGVTPHYLVNAEVLQIKVAQGAKPGEGGQLPGHKVNELIARLRHSRPGVALISPPPHHDIYSIEDLAQLIFDLKQVNPSALVSVKLVAEAGVGTIAAGVAKAYADLITISGYDGGTGASPLTSVRYAGSPWELGLTEAHQTLRANDLRDKVRLQTDGGLKTGLDVVKAAILGAESFGFGTGPMVALGCKYLRICHLNNCATGIATQHGVLRKKHYVGTVERAVNYFKFIAMETREWMAVLGVTRLTDLIGRTDLLVMLEGETDKQHHLDLSQLLSDGGVAKDKPQFCVEPKNTPYDKGELAEQMVLDMLPAIQNRTGGDFHYQVKNIHRSIGARLSGEIAKAHGHDGLADAPVTLHLKGTAGQSFGVWNAKGLNINLEGDANDYVAKGMSGGVIAIYPSDDVSFVPSQSTIMGNTCLYGATGGELFAAGKAGERFAVRNSGAFAVVEGLGDHGCEYMTGGAVCVLGETGVNFGAGMTGGVAFVLDEDRSFIDRYNHELIDTYRLMPEAMESYALYLQSMIERHLAVTGSARAREVLENFTDYLPKFWMIKPKASDLETLIDSLSAAA
- a CDS encoding ABC transporter permease, producing MNWVDLRLLWRDWRGGQLNLVVSALVLAVTVVTAVSLFADRVERGLNQQISSFLAADLALSGGIEIAPEYRDKAQELGLVWADTAQFRSMVFAGDSNHLASVKAVSSTYPLRGVLELSDNAAANNVVSLAYGPSSGEAWVEARLLNLLGIGIGDEIEVGYATLKVSQLIVNEPDRGTGFSGAGARVMMSLDDLPSSQLVRPGSRINYKFLLAGSETSIAGYQTWFETLKDNVKTDESVPHYRLSTPENAEEQLSDALQRGRAFLLLSGTIGVLLAGLAMALASQRYASRLTDQVALMKAWGQSTASIRRSQFFRLFIIAAVSTLLGIAFGWLAHYLLLEVARGFLDVVLPMPGWRPWVVAFFTGFICVLGFALPALWHLPKIEPLRVLRRDLPDSLMGQGKRLIIGVTALLLLTYWYSSNLIISLMFLGALFGLFGVCALIALQLLRLVKGFGSWQGSYVRLGLANLWRRRAQTLVQLVGFSTTLMLLLVVTGMRTNLIAEWEAQLPADTPSHFLFNVSTDEVAPVKELLANSNVTTTTWYPMVRGRLVTINGEPISRERMARSDGLSREVNFTQATELPAGNDIVAGQWWSSNSEISTAPVAEFSIEQEVASEIGVGIGDEIEFSVGGLRFSAKLTSIRSVDWQSMNPNFYVVFHPGMLDKYAPNWVTAVRGGDLTTANRGAVSQQAPFVSEMVKQFPTTVVLELRDVIQRIRDVIDRVTQGLELILLLVLACGALVLFAAIGVSYDERLRENAILRTLGSSKKIIVGALTVEFAMLGAIAGLIAACGAELILYFVQKNLFDLVPQWHAELWLMGIVSGLVLITTLGLLRSRKIITVPPLQSLRQLA
- a CDS encoding arylesterase, which gives rise to MITNRSKIKFTLTILFSILLLSTNVSGKAAAAKRVVIYGDSLSAAFGMDLEQGWATLLAESLAPNHTVINASISGDTSAAGLARLPLTLAEFKPDVLILELGANDGLRGLPIDSMKQNLENMIKLGQDSGAKVALVGISLPASYGPRYIDQFRKTYVDLAEQYNLPFIDFYREEFFLKPGYIQEDGLHPTAITQPLVRDIVIEFLNENSLLSDAE